The Pirellulales bacterium genome has a window encoding:
- a CDS encoding MATE family efflux transporter: protein MHQSLSPAPSPITAPGPILPVLARLALPILAVQILDMLVGMTDSWLAGTQLGRPEHLAAMNLVNYCLWFLISIFSLVSIGTTAIVARSIGAGEYHEARRIANVSLFWGGLLCLVPMLGLYFFSRPVVELLGLHGTAAELAARYFLFLIPALPAMMIESVGGGALRAAGDTFSPMLSMVAVNAIDMLVSFGLVVGLGPFPQLGWDGLVIGTVAGYGVGVLIMLWAMNRGTAGLKIIPAEIRWDAARAWRIFSVGIPGGIDLLAMIGCHLWFMRVINDLGEVSAAAHGVAIRLESLSYLPVAALQVAATTMVGQNLGAGQPARATRSVWIACLVGEAFLILSCAILFFGNEFLARMFVKSDQPEVIAQAARALRIVTLAQPGLVILMILTGALRGAGDTRWPLLVTFVGFLLVRIPLGTALAHSSLTLPWMAQSLPLLGWGLSGAWYAMVIDIYVRTALVVWRFSGGKWKKARV, encoded by the coding sequence ATGCACCAGTCGCTATCGCCAGCTCCGTCTCCCATCACCGCCCCGGGACCTATTCTGCCCGTGCTGGCCCGGCTGGCGCTCCCCATCCTGGCGGTCCAAATTTTGGATATGCTGGTCGGCATGACCGATTCCTGGCTGGCTGGTACCCAACTGGGCCGGCCGGAACATCTGGCCGCGATGAATCTGGTTAATTACTGCCTGTGGTTTTTGATCAGCATTTTTAGCCTGGTCTCCATCGGCACCACCGCCATTGTGGCCCGGTCCATCGGCGCGGGGGAATATCATGAAGCCCGCCGCATCGCCAATGTCTCGCTCTTTTGGGGGGGGCTGTTGTGTCTGGTTCCCATGTTGGGCCTGTATTTTTTTAGCCGACCCGTGGTGGAGCTATTAGGTTTGCACGGGACCGCGGCGGAGCTGGCCGCCCGATATTTTTTGTTTCTTATTCCCGCCCTTCCAGCGATGATGATCGAAAGCGTCGGCGGAGGCGCGCTCCGCGCGGCCGGGGACACGTTTAGCCCCATGCTCTCCATGGTCGCCGTCAATGCCATTGATATGCTGGTCAGCTTTGGCCTGGTCGTGGGTCTGGGGCCATTCCCCCAATTGGGCTGGGATGGCCTGGTCATCGGCACGGTTGCCGGTTACGGCGTGGGGGTGCTGATCATGCTTTGGGCCATGAACCGCGGGACCGCCGGGCTAAAAATCATTCCGGCGGAAATTCGCTGGGACGCCGCGCGGGCGTGGCGAATATTTTCCGTGGGAATTCCCGGCGGGATTGATTTACTGGCCATGATCGGCTGCCACCTGTGGTTCATGCGGGTGATCAACGACCTGGGTGAGGTCTCGGCCGCGGCACATGGCGTGGCGATCCGGCTAGAGTCGCTCAGTTATCTGCCGGTCGCGGCCCTGCAGGTCGCCGCCACGACGATGGTTGGGCAAAACCTGGGGGCGGGGCAGCCCGCCCGCGCGACGCGCAGCGTCTGGATCGCCTGTCTGGTGGGGGAGGCGTTTTTAATTTTGAGCTGCGCGATTTTGTTTTTTGGCAACGAGTTTTTAGCGCGGATGTTTGTCAAATCTGACCAGCCCGAGGTAATCGCCCAGGCGGCGCGGGCCTTGCGGATTGTGACTCTCGCCCAGCCGGGGCTGGTGATCCTGATGATCCTGACGGGGGCGTTGCGCGGGGCGGGGGACACGCGGTGGCCGCTCTTGGTGACGTTTGTCGGTTTTTTGCTGGTGCGGATACCGCTGGGGACCGCGCTCGCTCATTCTAGTCTGACGTTGCCGTGGATGGCGCAATCGCTACCGCTTTTAGGTTGGGGATTGTCCGGGGCGTGGTACGCCATGGTGATCGATATTTATGTGCGGACCGCGCTAGTAGTATGGCGGTTTAGCGGCGGAAAGTGGAAGAAGGCGCGCGTGTAG
- a CDS encoding ATP-binding protein, whose amino-acid sequence MLKKLTEIHAVLTQVKAQVERALTQEVLTLRFGWEFEWYLHHDGKETQHLGLIDLPPLMYLDGGKPGHQLSWGLRFYTLRHAGTELRAVELLTPRKWEFPDVWFVPTGQVRRLYRYLLRRQRRAKREQPPIMPPGEQQSLWDNTIGVLKRDQRLLRQYRITQKRGVLLLGSPGNGKTMACRWLRYEALRRGLAWNQVTSEEFQAARSNGSIRDLFSLDEPGVILFDDFDMALRDRQRYGDEGQSTFLTEMDGMHPKHGVIYLFTSNLNLDELDPAAKRPGRLDQILHFNNPTAELRRRFVRETWPAPLLEKFDWERVVADSHGWSFAEMEEARKSAVIRWLETGQVDWSPTLAKMQARFSQEPLRRPVGFATGNHGVVGEIIGPAAQMTSIYK is encoded by the coding sequence ATGTTAAAGAAGCTTACTGAAATTCACGCTGTCTTGACGCAAGTCAAAGCGCAGGTCGAACGCGCGCTAACGCAGGAAGTGCTTACCCTGCGCTTCGGCTGGGAGTTTGAGTGGTACTTGCACCATGACGGAAAGGAAACGCAACATTTGGGTTTGATTGACTTGCCGCCGTTAATGTACTTAGATGGGGGTAAGCCGGGACATCAATTATCTTGGGGGCTTAGATTTTACACCTTGCGGCATGCGGGAACGGAACTGCGCGCCGTGGAGCTACTGACTCCACGTAAATGGGAGTTTCCCGATGTGTGGTTTGTGCCCACGGGCCAGGTTCGGCGGCTGTACCGCTACCTGCTGCGCCGTCAACGCCGCGCGAAACGGGAACAGCCCCCCATCATGCCTCCAGGCGAGCAGCAAAGCCTGTGGGATAATACGATTGGCGTGTTAAAGCGCGACCAGCGACTGCTGCGTCAGTATCGGATCACTCAAAAGCGCGGGGTTTTGTTGCTTGGCTCGCCGGGAAATGGCAAAACCATGGCGTGCCGCTGGCTGCGGTACGAAGCGCTGCGCCGCGGTTTGGCCTGGAATCAAGTTACGAGCGAGGAATTTCAAGCGGCACGCTCTAACGGCTCGATACGCGATTTATTCAGCTTGGATGAGCCGGGAGTCATCCTGTTCGACGATTTTGACATGGCCTTGCGCGACCGCCAGCGCTACGGTGACGAAGGGCAAAGCACCTTCTTGACGGAAATGGATGGCATGCATCCCAAGCATGGTGTCATCTATTTATTCACCAGCAACCTGAATTTGGATGAGCTCGATCCCGCCGCCAAACGTCCCGGGCGGCTGGATCAGATTCTGCATTTTAACAATCCCACCGCGGAATTGCGCAGACGGTTCGTACGCGAAACCTGGCCCGCTCCCTTGCTAGAGAAGTTTGATTGGGAGCGAGTTGTGGCCGATAGCCACGGTTGGAGTTTTGCGGAAATGGAGGAAGCCCGCAAATCGGCGGTTATCCGATGGTTGGAAACCGGACAAGTCGATTGGTCCCCCACCTTGGCCAAAATGCAAGCGCGCTTTTCGCAAGAACCGCTGCGGCGTCCCGTGGGGTTTGCCACGGGTAATCATGGCGTTGTGGGGGAGATCATTGGCCCCGCGGCCCAAATGACGTCGATTTACAAATAG
- a CDS encoding HEAT repeat domain-containing protein — protein MPSTNQNNSLVCYCIAIIVALTGFTFLSQHEKSIDANETTATTQHRDIQCKIESLIRTITDDPDEFGRSTPSVYELTKIGKPATRQLLQVLEEKDNAEIRWMAVRALKRIYAKQYGFIEGGVGWKSQKHYINFRAFWDSLGNLHVNSTFRECRAAVKKWYKWLDSQGIE, from the coding sequence ATGCCCTCAACAAACCAAAATAATTCGCTTGTGTGCTACTGTATCGCGATCATTGTTGCGCTTACAGGATTTACCTTTCTTTCGCAGCACGAGAAGTCTATAGACGCCAATGAGACCACGGCCACTACGCAACATCGAGATATTCAATGCAAGATTGAATCACTCATCAGGACAATTACTGATGACCCAGATGAATTTGGCCGTTCAACTCCTTCGGTATACGAACTTACTAAGATTGGTAAACCCGCCACAAGGCAGTTACTTCAAGTATTAGAGGAAAAGGATAACGCTGAAATACGCTGGATGGCTGTCAGGGCACTGAAAAGGATTTATGCAAAGCAATATGGGTTTATTGAAGGAGGTGTTGGCTGGAAAAGCCAGAAGCACTATATCAATTTTCGGGCATTCTGGGACTCATTGGGCAACTTACATGTAAACAGTACCTTTCGAGAGTGTCGCGCTGCGGTAAAAAAATGGTATAAGTGGCTTGATAGCCAAGGCATTGAATAA
- a CDS encoding sigma-70 family RNA polymerase sigma factor encodes MMTLEKSVEQWSVRELVLAAQAGEREAFGQLCLRYEQAIYAVALRRLGNHAEAQELVQEVFIQALEKLDQLRVPECVGGWLRSIANRMAINRAMRRGPEYATEVESFEHNCATQETPLDEILRSETRNQVRAGLKRLGKLDRDTLKAFYVRGQTLVEMADAFDAPIGTIKRRLHVARKRLARELAELTPA; translated from the coding sequence ATGATGACTTTGGAAAAGTCGGTTGAGCAATGGTCGGTCCGGGAGTTGGTCTTGGCCGCGCAGGCGGGCGAGCGCGAGGCGTTCGGCCAGTTGTGCCTGCGGTACGAGCAAGCGATCTACGCCGTGGCGTTGCGCCGGCTGGGGAACCACGCCGAAGCGCAAGAGCTGGTACAAGAGGTCTTTATCCAGGCCCTGGAAAAGCTGGATCAATTGCGGGTGCCGGAGTGCGTGGGCGGGTGGCTGCGCTCGATCGCCAACCGGATGGCCATTAACCGGGCCATGCGGCGCGGTCCCGAGTACGCGACCGAGGTGGAGTCGTTCGAGCACAACTGCGCGACGCAAGAAACTCCGTTGGATGAAATCCTGCGGAGCGAGACGCGGAACCAGGTCCGGGCCGGGCTAAAGCGACTGGGGAAGCTGGACCGGGACACGCTGAAGGCGTTTTACGTGCGGGGCCAGACGCTGGTGGAAATGGCCGACGCGTTTGACGCGCCGATCGGCACGATCAAGCGGCGGCTGCACGTCGCGCGCAAGCGGCTGGCGCGGGAGCTGGCGGAGCTGACGCCCGCGTAA